A stretch of the Asticcacaulis sp. ZE23SCel15 genome encodes the following:
- a CDS encoding GNAT family N-acetyltransferase, whose translation MTITHPLDRPVWSALNSGWAHLAHGDDRALKLDPAFGPFAASFDGSPEPLAALTPGPDGFWVVEKAAISAPAGFEVVKLALCHQMTATHITPGGENFEAVELTHVDGPEMLALARLTQPGPFAERTNELSAFIGIKHDGRLVAMAGERMKIDGFSEVSGVCTHPDFRGRGYAAGLMRLVARRILARGETAFLHTYADNQVAIDLYKSLGFEYRASLVASVLRPVISLP comes from the coding sequence ATGACGATAACTCATCCTCTCGACCGACCGGTATGGAGCGCGCTCAATTCCGGCTGGGCGCATCTGGCGCACGGTGATGATCGCGCGTTAAAGCTTGATCCGGCGTTTGGTCCGTTTGCCGCCAGCTTTGATGGGTCGCCGGAGCCGCTGGCTGCCTTGACGCCGGGCCCGGACGGGTTCTGGGTGGTGGAAAAGGCTGCGATTTCAGCACCTGCCGGGTTCGAGGTCGTTAAGCTCGCCCTGTGCCACCAGATGACGGCCACGCACATCACTCCGGGTGGTGAAAACTTTGAGGCGGTTGAGCTAACCCACGTCGATGGGCCTGAGATGCTGGCTCTGGCTCGCCTGACCCAGCCCGGCCCGTTTGCTGAGCGCACAAACGAACTGTCGGCGTTCATCGGCATCAAGCATGACGGCCGGCTGGTCGCTATGGCCGGTGAGCGCATGAAAATTGACGGCTTTTCCGAGGTCAGCGGTGTCTGCACTCACCCCGACTTTCGCGGCCGCGGCTATGCGGCGGGCCTGATGCGCCTTGTCGCGCGCCGTATCCTTGCGCGGGGCGAGACAGCGTTTCTGCACACCTATGCCGACAATCAGGTGGCGATTGATCTCTATAAATCGCTGGGGTTTGAATACCGGGCGAGCTTAGTGGCCTCGGTGTTAAGGCCGGTAATAAGCCTCCCATAG
- a CDS encoding DMT family protein: MPNLPVSVTTIGLLIASNIFMTFAWYGHLKFKTEKLWVVILVSWGIAFFEYCLMVPANRIGYGTFNAVQLKTIQEVITLTIFAAFSVWYLGEPLKWTTVIGFTLIAAGAAFIFYKP, translated from the coding sequence ATGCCGAATTTGCCAGTTAGCGTCACCACCATCGGCCTTCTGATCGCCTCGAACATTTTCATGACCTTTGCCTGGTACGGGCACCTTAAGTTCAAGACCGAGAAACTATGGGTAGTCATTCTGGTCAGTTGGGGGATCGCGTTTTTTGAATACTGCCTGATGGTGCCCGCCAACCGCATCGGCTACGGCACGTTCAATGCCGTGCAGCTTAAGACGATACAGGAAGTCATTACCCTGACGATATTTGCGGCGTTTTCGGTCTGGTATCTGGGGGAGCCGCTCAAATGGACGACCGTGATTGGCTTTACCCTGATCGCGGCGGGGGCCGCGTTTATCTTCTATAAGCCTTAA
- a CDS encoding MFS transporter — protein MFANIPVPLSMIGDPVQATMRKGYMRPNALNLLTYGLLALPVAFAGLPLFIHAPDYYATDLGVPLAAMGAVLVGLRLIDAVQDPLIGSLSDRFHEMRRWVVMSGAVLLGAGFWMLFHPVGDALMWMALSILICTTGFSMVGINLQAMGGLWQIGSSERVKVAGVREGLGLIGLLLGSVTPTVLARSMSAGPAFHWLSVLCLISLIIGAAAFWRWSGVAAIARPAKVVSLNYLTLIREPWLRRFTLTYGLSSLASAIPAVLIIFYVRDHLNAQDFTGLFLILYFVSGAATMPLWQRISARFGKGRTWGLSMVQASLTFVWAFFLPPGAVIMFAVVCILSGTAFGADLALPSAIIADRLEAQGHETAASRYYALLAFLSKLALSLATGLSLPALAALGYQPGVADSGGYLPLFYALIPCVIKVMAALSLRLSPLYRH, from the coding sequence ATGTTTGCCAATATCCCCGTCCCCCTGTCAATGATCGGTGATCCCGTGCAGGCGACGATGCGTAAGGGTTATATGCGACCAAACGCTTTGAACCTTTTGACCTATGGTCTGCTCGCCTTGCCGGTGGCCTTTGCAGGCTTGCCGCTGTTTATCCATGCCCCGGATTATTATGCGACCGATTTGGGCGTGCCGCTGGCCGCGATGGGGGCGGTCTTGGTGGGACTGCGGCTGATTGATGCCGTGCAGGACCCGTTGATCGGGAGTTTAAGCGACCGCTTTCATGAGATGCGCCGTTGGGTTGTGATGTCTGGCGCGGTGCTGCTTGGAGCGGGGTTCTGGATGCTGTTTCATCCGGTGGGCGATGCGCTAATGTGGATGGCCTTAAGCATCCTGATCTGCACCACCGGCTTTTCCATGGTCGGCATTAATCTTCAGGCGATGGGTGGGCTGTGGCAGATAGGTAGCTCTGAGCGCGTTAAGGTCGCTGGGGTACGCGAAGGTTTAGGCCTGATCGGCCTGTTGCTGGGGTCAGTGACGCCGACCGTGCTGGCGCGGTCGATGTCAGCGGGGCCCGCTTTTCATTGGCTGTCGGTGCTGTGTCTGATAAGTTTGATCATCGGCGCGGCGGCCTTCTGGCGCTGGTCGGGGGTGGCGGCGATAGCGCGTCCAGCCAAGGTGGTGTCGCTGAATTACCTGACCCTTATCCGCGAACCGTGGTTGCGGCGGTTCACCCTGACCTACGGCCTGAGCAGTCTGGCCTCAGCCATACCGGCGGTGCTGATCATATTTTACGTGCGTGATCATTTGAATGCGCAAGATTTTACCGGCCTGTTTCTTATTCTCTATTTCGTCAGCGGTGCCGCCACCATGCCGCTGTGGCAGCGCATTTCGGCCCGCTTCGGTAAGGGACGGACGTGGGGTCTGAGCATGGTGCAGGCCAGCCTGACCTTTGTATGGGCGTTTTTTCTGCCGCCGGGTGCGGTTATTATGTTTGCTGTAGTGTGCATATTGTCTGGCACGGCGTTCGGGGCTGATCTGGCTTTGCCGTCGGCGATCATTGCCGACCGGCTTGAGGCGCAAGGCCATGAAACCGCAGCCAGCCGTTATTATGCTCTGCTGGCCTTTCTATCAAAGCTGGCCCTGTCGCTGGCCACGGGGTTGAGCCTCCCAGCATTAGCCGCGCTCGGCTATCAGCCCGGTGTGGCCGACAGTGGTGGCTATCTGCCGCTATTTTACGCGCTCATACCCTGCGTCATCAAAGTCATGGCGGCCTTAAGTCTTCGCCTTAGCCCGCTGTATCGCCATTAG